The sequence TGGTATGTTAACTACAAGGCATTCTTTTTTCCTGATAAATATTGAAGGGtgcttttattttatcttatatttaaTTCAATTCTTAACATTGcatgagaagaaaaatataaaaagaaattaataatGGAGCCATATGGTTTTACTTTGTGTGTTTTGCTTATAAAACAAAAAGGACAGCCCGGTGCATAAGCATCTTGTGTTAATGCAGGGTCCAGTCTAGTTACTTGCCCTCATGCCCTGATAACATGAATTTGTTTCTTAATGTCAGTTTACGCAAAACATGTTATATTTGTCACTGAATGTAGAACCCTAGAATCAATGAAGATGATACACGGCGTGCTAGTTCTTATCACTCCTATTCACAAAGCCCTCCATATGATTACCAATACGAAGATCGACGGTATGGGAAACAAGCAGCTGCATTGACCAGGAAGCCTGGTTCAGATAAAGTTCGCTATGAAGGAAAGATGAGTAGTATTATCTATAGTCCTGGACGCTTCAGTGATCATGCCTATGAGGATAGATTTGCCAATGAGGGATCTGGTCCGAGAATTTCTGACTTTTCTGTGTCTAGTGGGGGTGAGCAATTCAAATCTGAGGTTCAGTCTCCCAACTTTCATAAGGATATTGGATTTCATAGTCCACCCTATCGGCATTCAGGTCACCATTCAAGTGAAGATGTCTGGGCTTTTGCAAGGAATACATCTCTGGAAACTAATGCTAAGAGAGATATGGAAGGAATTCGGCTTCCACAGGTTTGTTTCTCTTATTTTTACTTCTATGATGGATGCATTCAAAGATGTGTGTGCACTTTCAATATCCTAGTTTAAGCCCCAGTAGTTTATTTCGTATTCTATTCACCTTTTCACTTCTTTTGGTACCTTGTAAATGAAAAAGGTGCTAGATGTCTAATGTACTTCATAGtagaaaatattgattcagataAATAGATTATTATCAGCTAGATTTCATCTTTCTTCGTTCATTTCCGTTCACTAATCAATTAACGAACCACAAATCTCAATTTACCCATAACACCGGTGGCTGGATATTTGGGATTAAGCTTAGCTGACTTGGTATTTTATTCTGCTCTAGGCACGTCAGACAATGTGTCTGCTTATTTCCCTCTGTGGTGTCTTCTTGATTTCTTGTTGATTAGACCTGTCTTGTTAATCTGAATATCATAAATAAGGATATATTGAAAAGTAGGtgcattttatttttaagttGGTGATGGACAAGTGAGTTTGTGTAATGTATTAATGTTTGTGTGAGCCTTTTTTATCTAAGTTCATGGTCCATGTGATCCTTTTTCAGCAGCATGCTGATTATATCTTTCTCTTAACACTGACGACATTAGTTTGTGCCTTTCCCTCAGAGGACTGCTTCACTGGGATCAATGGACAGCAACCTGTCATCTTTCAGATCTCACAATTCTGGTGGTTTAGTTGATTTTTTCTCTGAACCTGTCCAAGCTTTTGAACCGCTACAGACTAAAGTTTCTTGTGTTCCCCAACCACCTGGTCCAGCAGGTTCTACTAGCTCTGATATTTCCAACGCACCTGTTGCAGCAGAACcatccattgatctttttcagTTGCCAGGAGCACCCTCTCAGTCTACATCAGTGGATCTGTTTCAAGCATCTGTTTTGTCTGCAGTTCCATATTCCAATGAGAGTCAACCAACACAAACTTCCCAACCTTCATCAGTTGACTTTTTTGCAGACCTTTCTCAGCAGCCATCAACTGCAACCTCAGATGAAAAGTCATTGGAGTTATCTGCCCCTAAAAATGAAGGTTGGGCAACATTTGATATGCCTCAGTACACAGCATCTACTGCAAAAGTTGAAACTCCAGCAGTACTGCCATCAACTGCTGACACATTGCAGGACAGATTTGATCCATTCTTGAACTTGAATGGAGATATGCAATGGCCTTCATTTGAAACTTCTGGTGTTAGTGTTCCTTCTTCAGTTACATCTAATGTATGGCATGATGGTGCATGGAATGGAGAAGAACAAGTTTCTGTGACAGCAACAAGCACTCAAGTAAGTACTAGGAAGTTTGGTGCATAGCTGATTTTATATCATTGTGCTATACTCCTTGATAAATTACAAAATTGCTGACACTGCAATAAACCAAAACTTAAATAAGATTTCACATGTTGAGTCTGAACAGCCTTGGAGTGCATTTGAAGATTCTGTTACCCCGGCTTCTGCGGATGGCCTTAATCAGGGATTACAACTGCAAAATCTTCCATCAACTGATGATCAATATTTGGATTTAAGAGCTTCTGAGGTTGGTCTCCATATGGTGTTTACCATAATATTAGAGTTACTgtgttaaaaattaaagaaattctgTATGTCTTTTCTCCTTAAAATTATATGTATAACCAGGGGTGCAATGAAGGTGGGATGCAAGGCATTGCCCCTATTGGCGGGTTTGATGATCATGAAATCTCATCAAATTTTAGTGGTGGCTCAGCATATCCTCCCTCTGCAATTCCTCCTATGGTTTGTGGGATTACTTCATATTTCGTCTATTTCAGTTTGCTTTAGCTTATCATTTTGTTATTCCTTTCAGGGAGAGAGTCAACCTAATGGAAACAGTCATAAATCAACTAATCCATTTGATTTTCTTGATGATGCTGATGTATCAGATGTAGAGCACGGTAATATGGTATGTCATGTAATGTGAATAGGGTATGGCTGATGATGTGTATATCACACTCAATAAACCAGTTTTAGTAACACTTGGTATTTCTGCATTTATTTGGGACACTCTTTTCATTTGGTATCACACTTTGGCACTAGTTTCTTAGTTTGATTAAGCATTTCTCTTCTGCTttgtaaatataattaatttcaccTCAATCTCAGGTTGCTGGTATTGAGTTTCTTCTGTATTTACATCTGTTGTTTTAGTCTGCCTATAGAAGTTGGTCAGCTGATTCGAATTCTGGATTTTTGTGCAAATGTGTGAATCATATATAATTTTTGTGTGTTATGACCATTCTTCTTTTACCTCTTTCCAGTGGGATAAGAACATGTATGATCAatgtttaatgcttttattttgctttttcacTTGATTGCATGATATATAATTCAGTACATTCATTTATTAGTTATGTCAATTTAGAACTGAGTAGTAACACTTCGTTGCTGCATAATTAAAAGATACAAATTTGACAATGTTATTTAAGGGATAGGAGACAGAAATTGTAAACTTGTTTCCAGTTTGCTGTAACCTATAATGTTTGCCATGTCACTTGCAGTTTCTTGATCTTAGCTCATTGCAAGCTGCTCTGCCCGATGCGCAGTTTCAACCCACTTTCCATAGTGGTATTGCCGAACCATGGCTTCCTCAAAATTCAGTTAACTCCTACATCTCCTCTGCTGGACAAGGTAGTCTTCCAAGACTAGTCATGCTGAGGTTTTAACACATTTTAAATGTGTATCATGAATTataatttactttattttttcCCATCATTGTATTTTGAATTACTGATTTTGGTCCAATTACGCAGGTGGTGGTTTGACATTCTTGGCTGCTCAACCGCCAAGTTCTCAAATATCGTAAGTTGGCAAATATTCCCGGCTTCCTTTTTCCTGCCTTGAATATTTTGCTTGAGATTCTTTGTGATAGATGAATGTGTATATGCCTCATGCTTTATTCTTTGTGCTAAGATGTAAAATCTATTGGCATCTTGAACTTTAGTTATTGTCACCGTTGGAAGAGTATTTATGAATTTCTGATAGCACCTTCCATACCAAATCAGTCAAATACTGAGTCTGAGATACTGAAATTGAGGCTAGTAAATGCTATTGTCTTTGGTCCATGTCATGCAGATTCGACTAAGATTTTATGTTGATTGTCGAGGGCCTAGtgcaaccctcctcctttatgaGCTTGGGACCGGCTATATAACATGAGCTATGTAACATAGGCTAGTAAATTGTATCCAGAGGAAAACCTTCATTTAGTGGTCTTTTCTTAAATGGTTCATCCTTTATGGATATCCttgaatatttaaaaaataataataataattacagGGTATTGGCCACAAGATAGATTCCTCACTAACCCCGAAAGGGAAAGAAAACAAGGTCCACTAGTGGTTGTGAAGAGGCATTATTTGTTGCATGGCACTAAAGAAAAGATTGGGTGTGGTCCATTAGGATCCAGCTTTAGTAGATAAATGTGCATGTGATATAAAGTTGGAAGACTAGGCTATTGCAATGCTGTAAATCAAGTAATCTGCCCCGAGTGATTTTTgctaaacaatttttttttttaaccaaaactAATTGATAATACAAAAAGCTACCATATTACATGGGAGGTAGGTTGCAGCATGAAGGTAGATTGGGAGAGGAAATTAATCTACATGTGTATTTTCGTAGGATTGAGTAATCACATTTTTGTTCATTGACTGAACTGCAAATTTGCAGGAATATCCAGACGCAGGAACCGGTTGCATCTTTTGGGGGAAATCCTTTTGCATAAGATTTGGCTGTAGAATGTAGCGTCAATCTTATAGAATTTGATGAATAGAGAAGCATAGTTAATTGTGAGAGATTTTAAATGCTTCTTATTTTCAGATTCGAATGATTGTTCAATTGTTTGATTACTTCCCACGGAAAGGAAGGCCTTGCAATATTCATAGTCCCAGCTATACACGGGCAATGCATCTGTATTTTTTGTAATTGATGGCATTGTAATTATAGTTCTTGATGTTTAATGTTCTGGCAGGTATTGAACGTGACATCAAAGTGGGTTTAGTACTTTAGTTCGAGACTTTTGAGGGTGTTTGACTTTGTAATTTTAGATGTAATTGTAATTGTAATTGTAATTTTGTGTTTTAAGAGCATCATTCCGTTGTGATGCTCATACCCATTCTATGTAGAATTGTAAGCTTGGTTAGGATAATCGGATTGAATTTATGTTGTTACATCTTCAAAGTACTCCTCTGGTTCTAAATAACCGTCTTGGAAGaaatcatatttaaaaaaaatcaatttgttTGATTACGTGTTCAACTACATTGGTTTTTCTAATGTATTAATTTTTCCAACTGGatagttctttatttattttagtcgTTTGTGGTTGAACAATTAAATTTTCTTATGGATGATAGTTaagacaattattattatttatttagtaaTGATAACCTGTTTGTACCACGAGTGCCTTTGAAAATGTCTCATTATGGCCTGTTTGTAACATTCATGATGACGTTCAATCAACTATTTAAAGAAAGTTTGAATTAGTCATTATCATTATACGCATAAATTACATATGTATGGTCCATTAAGATACACGAGATTGCAAAATTATTATTAAGTAGTATAATTTGCGAAATAATTGATATGCATTTAAAAATACACAAACCACATATTGCAGACGTCAGCTAACTGCAAAGATGAGTATGCTGCTTATCCATCATGATTTAATTGGAACTTTGTGACTTATGTGTTATGTCAAAGCGTTTACGAAAGTTAGAACATCGAATTcataatgaaagaaaataaagtagaataaatAATTAGATACATTTCATCCTAATATATTCCTTAAATTATAAGATtctattgtaaaataaataaaagatatactaaatataaaataaagatgtataaatagaagactctagtattaatgtAATTAGCTCAATAgaaattattcatatatttataagtagtaacaaaagaaagagagagagaaactattcgtagaaaataaagagagagacgaTTTTATTGATTGTGTGTATCCCCTCTTTGCCTCAGTACATGTATTTATAGGCACACAAAGTTTACATTTCAAACTTCATTTATTTCTTTCAACATAGGGAAAATGTGCCCTCATAAATGGGCATCCATCATCCTTATCCATCCTCGTCACAACACTCCcctttggatgaccatttaggattattgcctcgttaaaaccttacaaaaaaaaaaatccagtgggaaaaaaccttagtgaaggaaaaagagtacaatatcctttagtgatggggactgcctcattaaaaaccttgtcaagaaaaacccaatgggaaaaaaacctgatcaaggaaaaaagagtacagtctccccctcttgttgaCATCAGTTGATGTCTCGAAAtcagcgcatcccaatctcatgtaccaatctttcaaaggaggattttgggagtgactttgtaaataaatatgccagattgtcacttgagcggatctgttggacatcaattgtcccttgattttgaagatcatgagtgaagaagaatttgggagaaatatgctttcttctatcacctttgatatatccgcctttaagttgagcaatacatgttgtattatcttcaaacaggacagttggagctatcttctgattaatcagtccacatgatgacagaatatattggatcacactcctgagccaaaaacactcgcgacttgcttcatgtatcgctagtatttcagcatgattagaggaggttgctgctatcgtctgtttcgtggatctccatgatatagctgtaccaccatatgtgaatatgtatcctgtttgagatctccctttatgtggatcagacaaataTCCAACatttgcatagccaactaattgtgacttggatccatagggataaaacaatcccatatcaaccgttccatgaagatatcgaaagatctgtttgattccactccaatgtcttctggttggagaggaactatatcttacTAGTAAATTCACtgcgaatgatatgtcaggtcgcgtattattggcaagatacattagcgctccaatggcactaagatatggtacttcaggactaaggatatcttcattttcttctttaggacggaattgatcctttttcacttccaaagatcttacgatcattggagtacttaatggatgtgacttatccatataaaatctcttcaagatttTCTCTATGTATGCcgcttgatgaataaagatcccagtttttgtatgctcgatctgcaggtcgagacaaaatttagtccttccaagatctttcatctcaaactcttttttcagagtttttataattgttggaatctcttcaggagttccaatgatatttaaatcatcaacgtacacagaaattataatgaacccagatgtagatttctttatgaaaacacatggacagatatcatcattcttgaatccatttttggtcagatactcagtaagacgattataccacatttgtccagattgctttagaccgtataatgatctttgcaatttgactgagtataacccttgcgaatattcattggatgatttagatatttttagtcctttagggactttcatATTGATATCCCGATCTAACgagccgtataagtaggctgttaccacatccattaaatgcatatgcagtttatgatatgcagataaactgaccaaataacgtaaTATTATCGTATCCACTACAGggaaatacgtttcttcataatctatactggacctttgtgaaaaatcttgtgccacaagtcgggctttatagcgcacaacttcatttttctcatttcgttttctcacaaatacccatcggtatccaacaggttttacatcttctggtgtacggactataggtccaaagacttcacgttttgtaactgagtctaattcagccttcatggcttcttccaattttggccaatcatttctttgtcgacattcttcgactgatcttggctcaagatccttactttcatgcatgctattcaatgccacattatatgcaaatatttcattgacaattgtcttatttcggtcccatttctctcatgtaaagacataatttatcgagatctcgtaattttcacaattttcaggtacctgaacgtcttttggcattatatcagaattttggacaactgcaggtgtctttactatgtctttttcaacaggaataatatttacctcttttctctttcgagaatttttatctttggaaccgacaggcctgccacgcttctgacATGTATTTGCTTTCAGTGGCTATTTGTCATActaggacatcaattcgaattggggcattttctgccctaccacgcttctggcgtgaatttgcttcagtggctacttgtcctactggaacatcaattcgaatttgggcatttttcgctggtatataagatttggttatcctctttgtatcgaaaaatgcatcaggcaattcatttactattctttgcaaatgtataatattttgaacttctagttcacattgccctgatcgaggatttaaatgcataaacgatgatgcattccaattaagttcctttttagGAAGTTTATTCTCTCCtcctaatgttgaaaattttgattcatcaaaatgataatccacaaaccgggctttaaatacatctctggtttgtatctcaagatacctcactatagagggagaatcatatccaacatatatccccaatttttttTGGGGCCCCATTTTAgcgcgattaggtggtgcaatgggaacatatatcgcacacccaaatattcttaaatgggagacatttggctgctggccaaaagctaattgcataggagagaactgatggtaactcgttggcctcaaacgaataagtgttgcggcatgtaaaatagcatgcccccaaaccaaagttgggagatttgttctcataagcaagggtctagcaatcaattggaggcgtttaataagtgattctgctaacccattttgtgtgtgaacataagctactggatgttcaacacttattccattagccatacaataagcatccaaagcttgggaagtaaattcaccagcattatcaaggagaatttctttgattggattttctagaaattgtgcttttaatcgaataatttgagccagtaatctcgcaaacgtcaggttgcgagaagataataagcacacatgtgaccatctcgaagatgcgtctatcaagaccataaaatatctaaaagatccacatggtagatgaataggtccacatatatcaccttgaatcctttctaggaattcaggggactcaaatccaacctTTACTGGTGATgcccttaaaattaactttccttgagaacatgcagcacaacaaaattcactagttttaagaatcttctagttctttagtgaatgtccatgggagttttcaataattctcctcatcatggttgttctcaaatgacccaatctatcatgccaagttatgaattcatttggactagtaaacttctggtttacaatggcatgtgattcaattgcactaatcatggtataatataacccagatgaaagtgagggtaatttttctaatataactttcttatttgaatcatgagttgtgatacataagtactcatgatttttctcattcattgtctcaacatgatatccatttcggcgaatatctttgaaactcaacaagttcctcagagacttggtagataatagtgcattatttattacaaATTTTGTTCCTTCAGgtaacaaaattatagctcttccagagccttctatcacattgtccgagccaataatagtattaacatattgtTCTTTTGAcataagatgggtaaaatatatagtgcttttaagaatagtgtgcgaacttgcactatccgcaaggcaaatatcttcagaatatgtccttgccatttttcttcaaagacaaatgataataacaataaaatgagtagaagtacatgcacagtaaaattattcacatgaatacttaacaaacacatacacatatcaaactattccatcattgatcaaatagccaatatttccttcagaatccttaaagaaattagatacatcataatgagtggtggaattttcatcatttgaaacaaaattttcttcctttcctttgttatcccttttcaaggatgcttgataaagatcaactaggtgccttggggtacgacaggtacgtgaccaatggccctttccaccacaacggaagcatttatcctcaattgatttacttctttctttatcccacttctggtgagatcctttcttgtgaacataattcatTTTCCTTTCATAAATTTTCTTGCtatcaaaatcttgccatttacttcaggaaatggggcggcgccaactgggcgcgcttcatgattccttaaaagtaattcattgttgcgttcagcaacaagaaagcaagaaattaactcggaatatttttaaattttttttcgatactgctgctgcaggagcacattcgagacatGGAAGATCGAGAAAGTTTTTATCTAACATATCGGGTTTGAGAAAGTGtcacatgattgtacctttcttcaaggccTTTCCACATATCTGCatgatcttttaatgtgggatattcatttttcaatcatacgtcaagatgacgacgaagaaaaatcatgactttgactttatccttctgggatgtacTATTTTCAGCCtcaatggtatctccaagatccattgaatccaGATGGATTTTAACATCAAGTAtctatgataaataattgttttcagatatatcaaaagcattatactggagtcttcctaaaatttgatcagagtctcgtgctgataacgtattgtaaaataaataaaagatatactaaatataaaataaagacgtataaatagaagactctataTTAATGTAATTAGCTCAATAgaaattattcatatatttataagtagtaacaaaagaaagagagagagagagaaactatTCGTAGAGAATAAAGAGAGAGAAGATTTTATTGATTGTGTGTATCCCCTCTTTGTCTCAGTACATGTATTTATAGGCACACAAAGTTTACATTTCAAActtcatttatttcttttaacataGAAAAAATGTGCCCTCATAAATGAGCATCCATCATCTTTATCCATCCTCGTCACAACAGATTCCAATTATTTAAGGGTTTTTTTAATGAGGAATGCTAGgtggccagcaacttttgtgatttgtagccatcaaatagctatcAATAATAGTTTTAATGATGTgaaattggtgtgagatttcatccaatagctcatttttttttttgctagttacatactggccaaaatttaacaaagttgctggctccCTAAACTTTTCCTTTTTTAATTCATATCAGCTGTTTCCTAAAATTTTTCCCCTATAAACGCCTCCAGTTTCGATCTTATCAGGTAGAATATTAATTCCATAAGTATGATATTTTCCCCTATAATTATGATGTTATCTATAATATATATACGTCTCTTGAGATGTACACAAGTTTCTGAATCATCATGTGCTGCTTATATTCATGACTTAGTAGCTAAAGAAAAAACATGATTAATAAAACGACAAGATTAAAACATCatgatcataaattcataatcAAAGAAATGAACAAATTAACCAAAAGTGAGTAAATAGTAGTTAGACATATTCCATCTTCGTAATTTTCTTAGATGAGATCTCATTTCCATCTTCATATATTGTTTTTATAAGATTTTAGGAAAATTTTAATTCAATATTTATGTTTATTCTTATACTTCTAATATGGTATTTATTAAACAATTTTCACTTTACATACCTTCcatcaaatattataaataattaaatatttacattataaataaaatattaaataaacttATCTTAGTAATTAAATTAACTCCGTCTATGCTACACCTATAGTATATAGCCGGTCCCAAATCCGGATAAAGGAGAAGGGTTGTGTTAGGCATTCGACAGCCAACATAAAAACTTAGTCGAATTTTCATGACATGGATCAAAGACGTTATTGCactaaagctaggtcgttgcccggaAGCAACGCGTTGTATGGCTCGTGTACAATGTCAAATGAGCAAGAGCTGCTGCATCGGTGCCCaggtgtagtgttaaatgagtaaGGGTTCCCGCATTTTCGTGAatggacgagggtaaataagttAGTTCACAAAGAAAAATGTATAGGTAAAGGTCGGAGCGACAGAAAGTTGAAATTTAGGACATGGAACATAGACACTCTAACAGGAAaatccatggaggtggtggataccatgacaaggaggaagattaatatCATGttcctacaagaaacaaaatgagtTGGTGCGAAGGCTAAGGAGTTGGATACTTTCAgcttcaaactttggtatacagaaAAGGTGAAGAATAAGAATGGGGTAGGTattattgtggataagcagtAGAAGAAGGAcatagtggatgtcaagagggtgggagattGGACCATCTTTATTAAACTTGTGGTGGAAGGAGGtacttttcatgtgattagcTCCTATCCACAGCAAGTGAGTTCGGACGagcaacacaagataaggttttaggaggatctagagagtttggtccaAGACATTCGGGAGATAATATTTTCTTAGAAGGAGATTTAAATAGCCATGTTGGAAGAAAAGTTATTGGATATGAAAGTTTTCACGGGAGCTATGGTTTTGCGGAGGTCAATACCGAAGATAAAattattttggacttttccttaacttttgatcttctcatcgcaaatatatgttttaaaaagagagatgaACTTCTTATAATCTATAGGAGTGgaatgacaagctctcaaattgacttcttcttgttgaggagagtcgaccgaaaattttgtattaattgtaaaattattccaAAAGAGAGTTTAACAACACAACATAGAATGCTCTTAATGAATTTTCACGTTGAGTAAAAGTTGAGAAAAAGACATCATatgaagaacccaaggacgagatGATGGAGGATGAAAGGTAAAGAACAAATAAACTTCCTAAGATGGGTAGAAAAAGAGTCAAAGTGGGATGGAGATGGAAGCGCGGAGGAAATGTGGAGGGAGATagtagaagttattagaagaacaacaaaagaaagttttggtgaatctagagGGATATGACCAAGAGACAAGAAGTCCTGGTGGTAGAATacgagtgtacaagaaaagataaaggcaaAAAGGGAGTGCTTTATTGAGTAGTCTTTGTATCGCAATGCAGATAATTAGGAAAAATATAAggtggctaagaaagagacaaaagtggctgtaagtgaagcaagaaaaGAGCATATGAGGATCTCTATCAATCTTTTGGCatgaaggaaagagaaaaaagtatatataaaatcataaagagccgtgaaagaagaacgagagatttggatcaggttaagtgcataaaagaTAAAGACGGAGAGGTTTTGGCTCAAGAGAAGAAGATCAATAAAAAGTAGAAGATCTaattctacgagttatttaatgaaagacagaagactcttccgagtcTTGGTCTGTTATGCacgagggaagaagatcaaaacttcgaCTACTATCGAAGAATTCGAGACTTTGAGGTAAAAGAGGCTTTAAAgcggatgaaaaatggcagggcagtaggatctcgataatattccgattgaagtttggaaggACCTTGGagagaaaggcatcagttggttaaccaagttttttaatgagattttaaggtcaaagaaaatGCCAtatgagtggagaaagagtaccttggtacctatctGCAAGAATaaaggggatatacaaagttgtgaAAACTATAAAGGGATCAAACTCATgagccataccatgaagttatgggaaatggtgatagaacggaggctaAGACaaaagacacaagtaacagagaatcaATTTAGTTTTATGCCAGGCAGATCCACCACTGAaacgatatacctattaagaaggatgacgcagatgtatcgtagtaataaaaaggatctacaTGTAGTATTTATTAATTTGGAAAAAGTGTATGATAGGGTGcaaagggag is a genomic window of Arachis ipaensis cultivar K30076 chromosome B06, Araip1.1, whole genome shotgun sequence containing:
- the LOC107604769 gene encoding probable ADP-ribosylation factor GTPase-activating protein AGD14 isoform X6, whose product is MTCSGIHREFTHRVKSVSMAKFTSQEVDSLQNAGNQRAREIYLKNWDFQRQRLPDSSNVDKIREFIRHVYVDRRYAATKSSDKPPRDMQNPRINEDDTRRASSYHSYSQSPPYDYQYEDRRYGKQAAALTRKPGSDKVRYEGKMSSIIYSPGRFSDHAYEDRFANEGSGPRISDFSVSSGGEQFKSEVQSPNFHKDIGFHSPPYRHSGHHSSEDVWAFARNTSLETNAKRDMEGIRLPQRTASLGSMDSNLSSFRSHNSGGLVDFFSEPVQAFEPLQTKVSCVPQPPGPAGSTSSDISNAPVAAEPSIDLFQLPGAPSQSTSVDLFQASVLSAVPYSNESQPTQTSQPSSVDFFADLSQQPSTATSDEKSLELSAPKNEGWATFDMPQYTASTAKVETPAVLPSTADTLQDRFDPFLNLNGDMQWPSFETSGVSVPSSVTSNVWHDGAWNGEEQVSVTATSTQPWSAFEDSVTPASADGLNQGLQLQNLPSTDDQYLDLRASEGESQPNGNSHKSTNPFDFLDDADVSDVEHGNMFLDLSSLQAALPDAQFQPTFHSGIAEPWLPQNSVNSYISSAGQGGGLTFLAAQPPSSQISNIQTQEPVASFGGNPFA
- the LOC107604769 gene encoding probable ADP-ribosylation factor GTPase-activating protein AGD14 isoform X2, with protein sequence MTCSGIHREFTHRVKSVSMAKFTSQEVDSLQNAGNQRAREIYLKNWDFQRQRLPDSSNVDKIREFIRHVYVDRRYAATKSSDKPPRDMQNPRINEDDTRRASSYHSYSQSPPYDYQYEDRRYGKQAAALTRKPGSDKVRYEGKMSSIIYSPGRFSDHAYEDRFANEGSGPRISDFSVSSGGEQFKSEVQSPNFHKDIGFHSPPYRHSGHHSSEDVWAFARNTSLETNAKRDMEGIRLPQRTASLGSMDSNLSSFRSHNSGGLVDFFSEPVQAFEPLQTKVSCVPQPPGPAGSTSSDISNAPVAAEPSIDLFQLPGAPSQSTSVDLFQASVLSAVPYSNESQPTQTSQPSSVDFFADLSQQPSTATSDEKSLELSAPKNEGWATFDMPQYTASTAKVETPAVLPSTADTLQDRFDPFLNLNGDMQWPSFETSGVSVPSSVTSNVWHDGAWNGEEQVSVTATSTQPWSAFEDSVTPASADGLNQGLQLQNLPSTDDQYLDLRASEGCNEGGMQGIAPIGGFDDHEISSNFSGGSAYPPSAIPPMGESQPNGNSHKSTNPFDFLDDADVSDVEHGNMFLDLSSLQAALPDAQFQPTFHSGIAEPWLPQNSVNSYISSAGQGGGLTFLAAQPPSSQISNIQTQEPVASFGGNPFA